A DNA window from Helianthus annuus cultivar XRQ/B chromosome 15, HanXRQr2.0-SUNRISE, whole genome shotgun sequence contains the following coding sequences:
- the LOC110912224 gene encoding uclacyanin-3 — MEKGAYNMLLFVGCVVMLLMLSTQGSAEQHIVGGKQGWDQSTDFDTWASGQTFKVGDTLVFNYSPMHSVAELGSEDEYKKCDVGSAANSMSDGNSVVKLTKVGTRYFACGTAGHCDQGMKVKITTVSASSSGSSPSTPPSSSSSGSSPSTPPSSGSSPSTPTSTSTSTSGVIGVSGSFVFLASILGMSALMHILF, encoded by the exons ATGGAGAAAGGTGCATATAACATGTTATTGTTCGTTGGTTGTGTCGTAATGTTGCTAATGTTATCGACACAAGGCTCAGCCGAGCAACATATTGTTGGAGGGAAACAAGGGTGGGACCAATCGACAGATTTTGACACTTGGGCGTCGGGTCAAACTTTTAAGGTCGGCGACACACTTG TATTCAACTATAGTCCAATGCATAGCGTTGCGGAGCTTGGTAGCGAGGATGAATACAAGAAATGCGATGTGGGATCGGCAGCGAATTCAATGAGCGATGGCAATAGTGTGGTGAAGTTAACAAAGGTTGGTACACGATACTTCGCATGTGGTACAGCTGGACATTGCGATCAGGGTATGAAGGTGAAGATTACTACGGTCTCGGCTTCTTCTTCAGGTTCATCACCATCCACaccaccttcttcttcttcttcaggtTCATCACCATCCACACCTCCTTCTTCAGGTTCATCACCATCCACACCGACTTCAACTTCGACTTCAACCTCGGGTGTCATAGGTGTTTCGGGATCATTTGTATTTTTGGCTTCCATTTTGGGGATGAGCGCTTTAATGCACATCTTATTTTAA
- the LOC110912222 gene encoding triacylglycerol lipase 2, producing MAVCTLLSFIWFTILLLIQPYPSFGSRTLSAIVTNPPPPLGICASAVTKYGYKCQEIDVTTEDGYILSVQRIPVGRHGGGGGGGGGGGGRRRQPVLLQHGVLVDGMTWLLNSPEQSLALILADSGFDVWIANTRGTSYSRRHVSLDPDRPEFWNWTWDEIAARDLPAVIAYIFQQTGQKIHYVGHSLGTLIALASLSEGKQVDKMKSAALLSPIAYLSHMTTALGVVAAKVFVGEVTIVFGLAEFNPKGDDVSRFLKGLCADPKVDCYDLMSALTGKNCCLNASTVDVFLRSEPQSTSTKNLVHLAQTVRDGVLAKYDYGNPAFNIEHYGMPMPPIYNLSNIPKDFPLFISYGGQDALSDPKDVANLLDDLKLHDEGKLSVQYIKEYAHADFIMGVTAKDVIYDKIISFFQRNQ from the exons ATGGCTGTTTGTACACTTCTAAGCTTCATATGGTTCACTATACTACTGCTAATTCAACCATACCCATCTTTCGGATCACGAACACTCAGTGCCATCGTAACGAACCCTCCGCCGCCGCTCGGGATATGCGCCTCGGCCGTAACTAAATACGGTTACAAGTGTCAGGAAATTGAT GTGACAACGGAAGATGGGTATATATTGAGTGTTCAGAGAATTCCGGTGGGGAGacacggtggtggtggtggtggtggtggcggcggcggtgggaGGAGAAGACAACCGGTTTTGTTGCAACATGGAGTTCTTGtg GATGGCATGACATGGCTACTAAATTCTCCGGAGCAATCTCTAGCGTTGATCTTAGCAGATAGCGGTTTCGATGTCTGGATCGCTAACACGAGAGGAACCTCGTACAGTCGACGACATGTCTCTCTTGATCCCGATAGACCT GAATTCTGGAATTGGACATGGGATGAAATCGCAGCTCGTGACTTGCCTGCTGTTATCGCTTATATCTTCCAACAAACGGGCCAAAAGATCCACTACGTCGGACATTCTTTG GGAACTTTGATTGCTTTGGCATCCCTCTCAGAGGGTAAACAAGTAGACAAGATGAAATCGGCTGCATTGTTAAGCCCGATCGCGTACTTGAGCCATATGACCACCGCACTCGGTGTTGTTGCTGCCAAAGTCTTTGTTGGCGAG GTTACTATAGTGTTTGGTCTTGCTGAGTTCAATCCAAAAGG GGATGATGTGAGCCGGTTCCTGAAAGGCCTATGTGCTGATCCAAAGGTTGATTGTTACGACTTAATGTCCGCCCTTACAG GTAAAAACTGTTGCCTCAACGCCTCGACTGTAGACGTGTTCTTAAGAAGCGAGCCACAGTCTACCTCGACGAAGAACTTGGTTCATTTAGCTCAAA CTGTTAGAGATGGTGTTTTGGCTAAGTATGACTATGGAAATCCTGCCTTCAACATAGAACACTATGGCATGCCAATGCCTCCTATTTATAACCTTTCAAACATCCCAAAAGACTTCCCTTTGTTCATCAGCTATGGAGGCCAAGACGCGCTTTCAGACCCTAAAGATGTCGCAAATTTGCTCGATGATCTCAAGTTGCATGATGAAGGGAAGCTTAGCGTGCAATATATCAAGGAATACGCTCATGCCGATTTTATCATGGGTGTAACGGCTAAAGATGTTATTTATGACAAAATCATCTCGTTCTTTCAACGAAATCAATAG